The sequence below is a genomic window from Deltaproteobacteria bacterium.
CAGGACGACCGGCATGGTGTTGTGTTCCAAATCGGTTCGAATGAGCTTCAGAAGAGCGAGGCCGTTCATTTCAGGCAGGTCCCAGGCCGAGATGACAAAATCCACCTTATAATTCTTGAGCATCGGCCAGGCTTCAGTTCCATTTTCAGCCTGGAGGACATTGGTATAACCCATGTCGTGGAGGACGCGAGTCTCGGTCTTGAGAGACGCGAAATCGCTGTCAACTACAAGGAATGTTAATTGACGTAAAGGTGGCAAAATTACCCCCTAACCTGTATCATTCATTGCAGAATATCAAATTTTTCGACTTATGTCCATTGATAAAATTTCAAGGTGTGATATTCCGGGACCCGCTAATGGCTTGCCAGTGGTCTGGCAGTGATGCGGGGGATGGAATAAAAGCCAATATGAGCGGGGAGCAGACTGGATCAGCGCTGCCTCAAGAAGGCCTAACTGGCAATCGCTCGTATCTGGTAGACTCCCTTACTCAGGGCCACGACCTCACCAGACTCGTCCTTGATCTCGCCTTCGAGAATATAGTCTGCCTTGCCTTTTTCATCTGCCTCGGCCTGTATTCGTTCCACTTCATCTTTAGACATCGTTATTTCGATGGTGGCATCGGTTGTAGCCGGGCGGCGGAACCGAATCGAAAGCTCCTTAACAATGGGGTAGTACCTGGAAACGTCAAAGCTGGTTGTAAACAGGGCCCCGCCCGGCATTTCAGCCAGGGTGAACAA
It includes:
- a CDS encoding YiiD C-terminal domain-containing protein; amino-acid sequence: MKISADTIRKFSGKTIAFVERMGLEVVESRPGYVKLKTPLKGNENHVGIMYAGALFTLAEMPGGALFTTSFDVSRYYPIVKELSIRFRRPATTDATIEITMSKDEVERIQAEADEKGKADYILEGEIKDESGEVVALSKGVYQIRAIAS